Proteins co-encoded in one Aethina tumida isolate Nest 87 chromosome 7, icAetTumi1.1, whole genome shotgun sequence genomic window:
- the LOC109601242 gene encoding titin isoform X2, whose translation MELDDRKTDQQLTSNMGSVLTSPNDKTETGDSTPTSSTDASTKTKESGSVPDDPISSTSSEAPLVKVSEMSKNEDPCLSDDSDQDLLENISGEKITEDVEDLVHDLESLLEKSTDSFNISNIRSNRSSTSDKAQIEAVDSRIINDLGDYVKNKEEPATPLDEKALSQSEDASSTPTDEPDKAASQEIKISPIIPQDTKDDISSMSEEVHGTVAEPDSQQEDKYNEVIVEEPNDEEKVEEEKVSESVEITEIQSDAQCGEDITSDPVVEEPQEIKEPTEINKSSIEEAAEVQEVVSENLMKIAEIKSSEMDDNKEVDEKPNEPTIIVAESSEDAKIEQVYELVGESQNDGANTKDTLESESVVQDIDQDASKASSDSAPEECSSTEIVENNVQEINEITEVFQNEQVSNVAPSNASTLMEVDDESSSVAETSKTEVSDDQITKPELMESTELISDAGTINEEVQEVSENEVHKVLMEVEESKESVLTSSEINPVVQSIDKIECEMNEVEQNREQNVTNVNNDVVQEEEKDQEQISALEIQENVTQEALNSEDKSEELDETNIIDKESDLKAQDVTNNVGDVLQESTTVEEKTEMSTEEVGETPGDLVTENSQENIVEDKELEKEIPKEISATDKELIKIGDTKEISTHTPEEINETFLGTSENKIDASEETFKEELPQLSDISHECSNSLGASEQLVNTESNKNSETVIANDERDKQVEKETVAEESLDQEIPVYSKLETNSEYIESVESTELSKPEPSKLPANTLIDNDSEIEDFPVLQLSPPDDLVTEFPDTAKLKEEKFEEDIAVNEEVQKSSIPSETQEADVPKTVLTEELIDQKIAHGIKTILETTPPGTPLFKKEDFIKELISKIFGDDSPNDSLIKQIHDKLQEQLHQMFPLQVEELDKKEVVSESEREQIAEELIEKEEVSESDNVKVEEGLIQKETAVDPDPKDLLDKESVPESDVVPIAEDPPMEEKSQANIINTLVKDSNISHETLEHQELPDETASVAPFAGESDKSIVVQEAIRPKLIEEPCLRNQQAKSLFDTPNSSEANSPLVTESIEAPETIDSQDVKIHKHLVAHVKENDSNVLDNHTDESVFPASEVVSSQDLETQQAVESLKNICDNEPQVESSGSFMDTTDMNNSFNEIPSASNQEFDVSPDTSEVEKNSQDIDETQILTRAANAAKLRQGKLHKSEPSLEKPLSISVEETKEVKHYSPKLIIKPLKVPDEEISTTSNLELEPREPLKMTITKQSDKMHSILKIYNPNESMDQEVDSPEQTVPKLIIKTKQDQQSSPKMATRSSKAAYNSPTSSTQSRSSSPRVTAKAEAVSPFKITIKQPVKEESKQKHSPKLIIKPVVKTDDDMKEEKSPKLNIKPIRPPDEIEQVHSPKIRIKPIPKPEDVSEGPHTPRLNIKPVKRQDNEKQTEETPQKSSPKVTIKPVVKPPEADVPKNDDEEVKERIVLKINKGNLTTPSKESRKREHSEEKSEKLKKIKLKFSKEGTPHIVQQVSDESGKRSSDEFEGESPDKAKKLKADEAKESESNVATPVMRVVEQNVEVKHETVVPATSESVPADMATPKSAQVTPTPRKRGRPRKQPIEPTPEPPAETATPPSDVEALAKLAETPQPAATETGRPKRSCRGVSVCDTLGIKPRKPRGGKARGAARGQGQSRATPMKPAKETKLSKARLKLLEKSAKEALEAQGQSNVAESAVAGDSSKQEQSETVRKTDDCIGPLSEFSGNPVPSVADPVCIDLTAEDTSSNEVTSTQLTEVGRGTSTETPVTNLEEKLPHLEISGAANLDGASTSNTLPEIAMFEEETRMSAEANSRAQTPAKQVMVSTPMEVEESQSSIQSTATVESGKTPASKANKGSRLEVHHDPDQNIISADQLAEYHWNGNGPFMLQEQVAQFLGIKSFKRKYPNIQRRFVDMQERDFIRESALASEAMCDLGLTAVHSADILDIMYSDFQEKYEEYCKHQRDRQTKELINKQRALSLAATQEKNKLDITEQAISSAASWNANFNKMRKEQRKASMDLQTLTVHYPKGKIKQINKGKIGNYPVSLVPGQFTDFYQEYTPTEINNLPINTMCYDPINYNDSDESESSGSESESESSDTDSSSSESCSGDDDCKMCVKSQYHQTVKKAAATSTK comes from the exons ATGGAGCTGGACGACCGAAAAACTGATCAGCAGCTAACCTCAAACATGGGTAGCGTATTGACTTCGCCTAATGATAAAACTGAAACAGGAGATTCCACACCGACCTCGTCCACCGACGCTTCCACCAAGACGAAGGAGTCGGGATCGG ttccagATGATCCTATAAGTAGCACATCTTCCGAGGCACCGCTTGTTAAAGTGTCAGAAATGTCCAAAAATGAGGACCCGTGCCTCTCGGATGACTCCGATCAGGATCTGTTGGAAAACATATCCGGCGAAAAGATCACTGAAGATGTGGAAGATTTAGTCCACGATTTGGAAAGTCTCCTCGAAAAATCAACCgactcatttaatatatccaatataagGAGCAACAGATCATCGACCAGCGATAAAGCACAGATCGAAGCGGTCGATAGTAGAATAATAAACGATTTGGGCGATTATGTAAAGAACAAAGAGGAACCAGCAACACCTTTAG ATGAGAAGGCGCTTAGTCAGTCTGAGGATGCTTCTTCAACACCAACAGATGAACCTGATAAAGCTGCCTctcaggaaattaaaatttcacccATTATTCCTCAGGACACTAAGGATGATATTTCGTCTATGTCCGAAGAGGTTCACGGCACTGTAGCGGAACCTGATAGTCAACAAGAGGACAAGTACAATGAGGTGATTGTGGAAGAACCTAATGATGAGGAGAAAGTGGAGGAAGAGAAAGTCTCAGAATCAGttgaaattactgaaattcAAAGCGATGCTCAGTGCGGAGAGGATATTACATCAGATCCGGTTGTGGAAGAACCTCAAGAGATTAAAGAACccactgaaattaataaaagttcaaTAGAAGAAGCTGCTGAGGTTCAAGAGGTAGTATCAGaaaatctaatgaaaattGCAGAAATTAAGTCTTCGGAAATGGACGATAATAAAGAAGTAGATGAAAAACCTAATGAACCAACAATTATTGTGGCGGAATCTTCTGAGGATGCTAAAATTGAACAAGTATATGAGTTGGTTGGTGAATCTCAGAATGATGGTGCAAACACAAAAGACACTTTGGAAAGTGAGAGTGTAGTGCAAGACATTGACCAGGATGCTTCTAAGGCATCTAGTGATAGTGCACCTGAAGAGTGTAGTTCTActgaaattgttgaaaataatgtacAAGAGATAAATGAAATTACAGAAGTTTTCCAGAATGAGCAGGTTTCCAATGTTGCTCCTTCTAATGCTTCAACACTAATGGAAGTAGATGATGAGTCCAGTTCAGTAGCTGAAACATCTAAAACTGAAGTTTCTGATGACCAAATTACGAAACCAGAGTTAATGGAATCAACAGAATTAATTTCTGATGCAGGAACAATAAATGAGGAAGTACAAGAAGTAAGTGAGAATGAGGTACACAAAGTTTTAATGGAAGTTGAAGAAAGCAAAGAGTCAGTATTGACTAGTTCAGAAATTAATCCTGTGGTTCAAAGTATTGACAAAATAGAATGTGAAATGAATGAAGTGGAGCAAAATAGAGAACAGAATGTGACAA ATGTAAACAATGATGTGGTTCAGGAGGAAGAAAAAGATCAAGAGCAGATTTCTGCACTAGAAATTCAAGAAAATGTCACTCAAGAAGCTTTGAATTCAGAAGACAAGTCAGAAGAATTAgatgaaacaaatattattgataaagaGTCAGATTTGAAAGCCCAGGATGTAACTAATAATGTTGGGGATGTGCTCCAAGAGTCTACAACAGTTGAAGAAAAGACTGAGATGTCAACAGAAGAAGTAGGGGAAACCCCTGGTGATTTAGTAACTGAAAATTCTCAAGAAAATATAGTAGAAGATAAAGAACTTGAAAAAGAAATACCTAAAGAAATTTCTGCAACTGACAaagaattgataaaaattggaGATACCAAAGAAATATCAACTCACACGCCagaagaaattaatgaaacttttTTGGGAACTtcggaaaataaaattgacgcAAGTGAAGAAACGTTTAAGGAAGAACTTCCACAATTGTCAGATATTTCACATGAATGTTCCAATTCTCTTGGGGCATCAGAACAACTTGTAAATACAGAATCCAACAAAAATTCAGAAACTGTAATTGCCAATGACGAACGCGATAAACAAGTTGAAAAAGAAACCGTTGCTGAAGAATCATTGGATCAAGAAATTCCAGTATATAGTAAATTGGAGACGAATAGTGAGTACATTGAGTCAGTTGAAAGTACTGAGCTTTCAAAACCTGAACCTTCAAAGCTTCCCGCTAATACTTTGATAGATAATGATTCGGAGATTGAAGATTTTCCTGTTTTGCAATTAAGCCCCCCAGATGATTTGGTAACAGAATTTCCAGATACTGCAAAACTTAAAGAGGAGAAATTTGAGGAGGATATTGCTGTTAATGAAGAAGTTCAAAAATCCAGTATTCCTTCAGAAACACAAGAAGCTGATGTACCAAAAACCGTCCTAACGGAGGAATTAATTGATCAAAAAATAGCGCATGGTATCAAGACAATATTGGAAACAACGCCACCAGGGActcctttatttaaaaaggaagattttattaaagaattaatttcaaaaatatttggtgATGATTCCCCTAatgactcattaataaaacaaattcatgATAAATTACAGGAGCAACTCCACCAAATGTTCCCACTACAAGTGGAGGaattagataaaaaagaaGTTGTTTCAGAGTCTGAAAGAGAGCAAATAGCTGAAGAATTAATTGAGAAAGAGGAAGTTTCAGAATCTGATAATGTGAAAGTAGAGGAAGGATTAATTCAAAAAGAAACTGCAGTGGATCCAGACCCAAaagatttattagataaagAATCTGTACCTGAATCTGATGTAGTCCCAATAGCAGAAGACCCTCCAATGGAAGAGAAAAGTCaagcaaatattattaacacacTTGTAAAAGACTCCAACATATCACATGAGACTTTGGAACATCAAGAGCTACCAGATGAAACAGCATCAGTAGCTCCATTTGCAGGAGAATCAGATAAATCAATAGTTGTTCAAGAAGCAATACGTCCGAAATTAATAGAAGAACCTTGCTTAAGAAATCAACAAGCAAAAAGCTTATTTGACACACCAAATAGTTCCGAGGCAAATTCTCCCTTGGTTACAGAAAGTATCGAGGCTCCGGAAACCATCGACTCTCAAGATGTTAAGATTCACAAACATCTGGTTGCACATGTTAAAGAGAATGATTCTAATGTACTTGATAATCACACAGATGAATCAGTGTTTCCAGCTTCTGAAGTTGTTTCCAGTCAAGATTTGGAAACTCAACAAGCGGTGGAAAGTTTAAAGAACATTTGTGATAATGAGCCACAAGTTGAAAGCTCTGGAAGCTTCATGGACACAACAGATATGAACAACtcatttaatgaaattccAAGTGCTAGTAATCAGGAATTTGACGTTTCGCCTGATACTTCTGAAGTTGAAAAAAATAGTCAAGACATCGACGAGACACAAATTTTGACAAGAGCGGCAAATGCAGCTAAATTGAGGCAAGGAAAGTTGCACAAGAGCGAACCGTCACTGGAGAAGCCACTATCAATTTCGGTAGAAGAAACCAAGGAGGTGAAACATTATAGTccgaaattgattattaagcCTCTTAAAGTTCCAGATGAGGAAATCAGCACTACTAGTAACTTGGAATTGGAGCCAAGGGAGCCCTTGAAAATGACAATTACGAAACAATCAGATAAAATGCATTCcatattaaagatttataatCCCAATGAAAGTATGGATCAAGAAGTAGATAGTCCAGAACAAACAGTACcgaagttaataattaaaacgaagCAAGATCAACAATCAAGTCCCAAAATGGCGACTAGAAGCTCTAAAGCTGCTTACAATTCTCCCACTAGTTCCACTCAGTCTAGATCCTCTAGTCCAAGAGTAACTGCCAAGGCTGAAGCTGTAAGTCCAttcaaaattactattaaacaaccTGTGAAGGAAGAGTCGAAACAAAAACACAGCcctaaattgattattaaaccCGTGGTGAAAACCGATGACGACATGAAGGAAGAAAAGAGCCCCAAGCTAAACATCAAACCGATAAGACCGCCTGATGAAATAGAACAAGTGCACAGCCCTAAAATTAGGATCAAACCGATTCCCAAGCCCGAAGACGTATCGGAGGGGCCGCACACTCCACGGTTGAACATCAAACCGGTCAAGAGACAGGACAATGAGAAACAAACGGAGGAAACACCACAAAAGTCCAGCCCGAAAGTCACAATAAAACCGGTGGTCAAACCACCAGAGGCCGATGTGCCGAAGAACGACGACGAAGAAGTGAAAGAACGTATCGTTCTGAAAATCAACAAGGGCAACTTAACCACCCCGTCAAAGGAGTCGCGCAAGAGGGAACATTCCGaggaaaaatctgaaaaattgaaaaagatcaaattgaaattttccaAAGAGGGTACACCGCACATTGTGCAGCAAGTGTCTGATGAATCCGGCAAGAGATCATCTGACGAATTTGAAGGCGAATCACCGGACAAAGCAAAAAAGTTGAAGGCCGATGAGGCCAAAGAGTCTGAATCGAATGTTGCCACTCCCGTCATGAGGGTCGTGGAACAGAATGTGGAGGTGAAACATGAGACTGTGGTGCCAGCTACATCAGAATCTGTACCAGCAg ATATGGCGACGCCGAAATCGGCACAGGTAACGCCGACGCCCCGTAAACGTGGCCGTCCCAGGAAGCAGCCGATTGAACCGACGCCGGAACCGCCCGCCGAGACCGCCACCCCGCCCTCTGATGTCGAAGCGTTAGCCAAATTGGCCGAGACGCCGCAGCCAGCCGCCACGGAAACTGGCAGGCCGAAGCGCAGCTGTCGTGGCGTTTCGGTATGCGACACGCTGGGCATCAAGCCGAGGAAACCAAGGGGTGGCAAGGCGAGGGGCGCAGCCAGAGGCCAGGGCCAGAGCAGAGCGACACCCATGAAACCGGCTAAG GAGACGAAGCTGAGTAAAGCCCGCTTGAAGTTGTTGGAGAAGAGCGCCAAGGAAGCTTTAGAAGCGCAGGGACAAAGTAATGTTGCCGAATCAGCGGTCGCGGGGGATTCATCGAAGCAGGAACAATCGGAGACTGTGAGAAAGACGGACGATTGCATCGGACCTTTGTCGGAGTTCAGCGGTAATCCCGTACCGTCCGTGGCCGATCCAGTCTGCATCGATTTGACTGCAGAAGACACATCCTCCAATGAAGTTACCTCTACCCAGCTTACAGAGGTTGGTCGTGGCACTTCGACCGAAACTCCGGTGACAAACTTGGAAGAGAAGCTTCCGCATTTGGAGATTTCTGGTGCGGCCAATTTAGATGGTGCTTCTACGTCTAACACGTTGCCGGAGATCGCGATGTTCGAGGAGGAGACTAGAATGAGTGCCGAGGCTAATAGCAGAGCACAAACTCCAGCCAAAcag GTGATGGTATCGACTCCGATGGAAGTAGAGGAATCCCAAAGTTCGATTCAGAGTACTGCGACCGTAGAGAGCGGCAAAACACCCGCTTCAAAAGCCAACAAGGGATCCCGGCTGGAAGTGCACCATGATCCCGACCAGAACATAATTTCCGCCGATCAACTCGCCGAGTATCACTGGAACGGCAACGGTCCGTTTATGTTACAAGAACAGGTGGCTCAATTCCTGGGCATAAAATCGTTTAAGAGGAAGTATCCGAATATCCAGCGGAGATTCGTCGACATGCAAGAACGTGACTTTATAAGAGAGAGTGCTCTCGCATCGGAAGCGATGTGTGATCTTGGACTGACTGCGGTGCATTCCGCAGATATATTAGACATAATGTATAGTGATTTTCAGGAGAAATACGAAGAATATTGTAAGCATCAAAGAGACAGACAAACTAAAgagttgattaataaacaaagggCTCTTTCATTGGCGGCGACACAGGAGAAAAATAAGCTCGATATTACAGAGCAAGCTATATCTTCGGCAGCCTCATGGAACGCCAATTTCAACAAG ATGAGAAAAGAACAGCGAAAGGCTTCCATGGACCTTCAAACATTGACTGTACATTATCCTAAGGGTAAAATAAAGCAGATAAACAAAGGAAAAATTGGAAACTATCCGGTTTCCTTGGTGCCAGGACAATTTACTGATTTCTATcag GAATACACTCCCACAGAAATTAACAACTTGCCCATAAACACAATGTGTTACGACCCCATAAATTACAATGATAGTGATGAATCGGAATCTTCCGGATCCGAGTCCGAATCAGAATCATCAGATACAGATTCTAGTTCATCTGAGTCCTGCTCAGGTGACGATGACTGTAAAATGTGTGTTAAATCGCAGTACCATCAAACAGTTAAGAAAGCTGCTGCCACATCAACTAAGTAA